In Calorimonas adulescens, the genomic window CATTATCAATTACTATTTTACCATTAAAATCAATACAACATATGGTAACATCACCGTTATAGAAAATCATTGTATAATTCCATAAATGTCTGCACGGTAATTTCCCATAATTTTTAATAACCTCTATGATCTGTTCCCAATCTTCAACAACTAACTTTTCTGTATTTATTCCTTCATTTTCTAAAGCTTTTTTAAAACTTTTTAAATCATTTCTTGTTATGTCGGTCGAACTTCTCAGATCTTTAACTTCACCGGCAAGTGTCTTTACTTGTCGAGAATAAATTACATCATTTTCTCCAAGATATTCTGCCCAATAAAGCAGCGCGTCTTTAATTTCACTAAAGTTTTCACCCATATTTAACATATTTATTTGTATAATAGTCCGATAACTTTTTCTGTTTTTTAAAATTAACAAATTTGTAATATTATCAATTACTTTTTCAAATACATCAATACCTTTGATTTTTTTATATGATTCTCTGTTCGCAGCATCTAATGATATCATGATTTTATCTATTCTACTTTCCAATAAATCAGCAGCAACTTCTTTATCCAATAAAACGCCATTTGTATTAATCATTGTTCTGATATTGTAAAATTTTAATTTATTTATTACGTTAATAGCTTCAGGATGCAACAACGGTTCACCAACTCCACAAATATCAACTCCATTTATTAACATATGTTTATTTTCTATAACTTCATCCAAAATTTTATTAATTGTTTCATTTGACATATAGCCTTTTCCCCTAAAATTATCCTTACCATTCGTACACATAATACAATTTAAATTACAATAATTCGTTAATTCTAAATTTATTGCTTTAGGAAAAACAGGAACTTGGCTAAGTGAATTATATATTTGAATCATTCAATCCATCCTCCACTTATAATAGATTGCTTTCATGAATAATTAGATCCTCATAAAATCTAAACATATAATTGTTATATATAACTTTTTTAGGAACGTATTCTTTATTATAATAAAAACACTCTATAGCTTTAAACCAATTATCTGATGAAGCAAAAGATAAGGAGATTCCTCCTGCTATTCTTGGATTTATTTCAATAAAATTGATATCGTCTCCATTTTTAAAACATTGTATATTTATGATTCCAACAGGTTTTAGTCTAGAAATTATCAATTTTACATATTCTATTATTTTCTCATCATATATCGTAACACCTTTCGTAGATACACCTGATTCAGTCTCAATTCTCTTTCGTGGAATTATATATATAGGATTTGATTTTAGATCGCATAATACATCAATTGTATATTCTTCACCTTCAACTAATTCTTGAGATATATATCCTTTCATATTAAAGTTTTCTGGTAAATTATTTTTATGGTAAATTCCACAACCCCCTCTGCCAATTCTAGGTTTTAGCAGTTCAAACTCGTTTTTCAAAGAAGTTCTTGGAGTTGGTATATCATTTTCACAAAAGAAATTATATGTTTTCCATTTATCTATACAAATTTCTATTACTTCTTCATCTGATATTACCACATTTGTATTATATCTCTCTTTAAAATATTTTTTTCTTTTACTCCATTCCAACAAACCTTCATTTACTGTACAAAATACCAAATCTATTTTCTCATTCTTTACTATTTCCTCTATTTTTTCAAAGCAATTTTTGCAATTTTTTTCAGAATACTTAGGAACTATATATGGTTTCAAACCTTTGTATAAACCAAAGGATTTATTAGTTATATCTATTCCAACAAGTTGCCAATTCATTTGGTTATAATATTTTAATTGTGTTCCAAAAACCATGCTACCTATACCTTCAACTAAAACTTTCATAATAATTACCTCTCAAAAAATTTTTATAACTGAATATATGCTATATTAGGATCAAAATCAAACTTTTTTATTTCTAATTTATTTAAACTTACAAATTTCTCCAGCAAAGCTATCGTTTCTCCTGGCCAGTATTGATTATTTATTTCATCAAAAGCTATTATTCCGCCTTTTGGTATCCTTGGCAACAAAATATCCAATGCTACTTTTGTTGGTTCGTATAAATCAAAATCTAAAAACAATAATGCAACTATTAAGTGCTTATTATTCACCACATATTCAGGTATAGTTTTTGTAGCATTACCTTTAATTAATTCTATCTTGCTAAACTGATTCAAAAATCTATTCTCATCATATTCCTTAATAATCTCTAATAGCTCCTCATAAACATTGTATGAGGCAGAAAATCCTTTTTCTTTCAAATTTTCATTTTCATATAATCCTCTATCCTTACTTGACATAGAAGGAAATCCTTCAAATGTATCAAATCCTATTACCTTCCTATGTATAGCATAAGGCTCCAAAGCTGCTGATAGTTTTGCCCAAGCCATAAGCCCTCCGCCATGATGAACTCCACATTCAATAATAGAACCCTTAACATTTCTTATAAGCTTAAATAATTCATATCTTGCTAAAAACCTTGATAACGCCTGTCTCCTAACATACTTTTCAAAATTATTTAGTTTTGTATTTATATCATAATCATATTTATAAAATAATTCACTCATATTACCCACCTTTATCCTCTATACTAAAACTAAATTTTTTCTGCTATAATGTGCCATCTAGAATTTTTATTCCTATTGATTGCAGATTCTCTTTGAATCAATATTGCTTCTATAATTCTAAACTCATCCTCAAGTAACATGTTAATTTTGCTCCAATTAAAATAGGATTGAATTGTCCCATATTCATGTTGAGTCTTTACTACTTCTTCACCATCATTTTCTCTGTAGTGCTCATAGTCACAACCAGAAACAACATCAAAATAAAGTAAGCCACCTTTTTTCATAACTCTATAAACTTCTTTAATTCCTTCTTTTGCATTTAAAAGACATACTATTCCAATACACCATGTGAAATTACAAAATCAAAGAAATTGCTTCCATATGGCATACTAGTTATTGATCCCACTATCAATCTTTCTTTTAAATGATGCCTTTGCAATCTATCAAACCACTTTTTTGCAAAATCTATTGCTTCAGCAGCCAAATCTATTCCAATAAAGTTCAAATCTCATATCATCTAAAAAAATCATATGTCTTCCTATCCTACAATCCAAATCTAAACATTTAGACATATTCCTAATATATATTTATAAATTCATCTATTCCTATCCTTTTTCTTATATACTTTGAAACAAATCTCACTACTTCCTCGTTGGGTAAAAAACAAAGTTATCTTTATTCTTTATCTTTATTCTTGTAAGAAGAATTCCACTCATTCTGCTTTAATAAATCCATTTAGTTCGCCCCTTAGAATTAAATTTACTGCTTCATAAAGATTATTAGCAACATAATCTGGGCAAACTCTATAAGTTCCATCAGAACCTGCCAATCCAGTTTTTACTAATACAGTTTTTATATTACAATTGATACCTGTTTGTATATCAACTGTACTATCGCCTATTATATATGATTTTGATAAATCTATATTATACTTATCTTGTGCCATCTCTATCATACCTATATCTGGTTTTCGACAATCACACTTAATTTTAAATTCTGAGTTCTCTTCAGGATATCCTTTATCAGGATGATGCGGACAGATAAATATATCATCCAAATAAGCTCCTTTTTCATTTAATAATTTCATAAGCTTTTCATTTATTTGCCCTGCTTCTTCAAGGCTATATAAATTCTTAGCAACACCTGGTTGATTAGAAATAACTATACATAAATACTCACTTTTATTTACTAATTTAATTGCTTCCGCAGCTCCATCTATCAATTCAATATCATCAGGTTTACTTATCAATCCTTTATAAACATTAATAGTCCCATCTCTGTCTAAAAATATACATTTGTTTCTCTCCATAAAAATCACCTAATTTTATCAAATTCAATAAGTGTATCTTTTTTATATCATCTGTAGTTCTTTGCTTAAAACTTTCATCTTTTTTCTATGTTTCTTTTTGTAAGCCCGAATTCCGGCAATAAATGAGACCCTGTTACAATAAGTTGTAATTCCAATTCTGGAACATTCGCAATCTCTTTAAGTGTTCCAGTACAATAAGCCGTATTCTGCCCTTGTTCCTGTAACAACTGCTATTTTTCTCATATTTTGCCATCTCCATCAATAGTTTATATTCCCAATATTTCTAATAGAGATTTTGCTGTATATTCTATTCCCTCCGGCTCGTTTAGTGTCGATGATGGAAGGTTTAATCCTCTTTCATAAATATCATACGAATTATTATAGTTTCCTCTCTTATATTTTAAATATGGCGGCATATCTACTATCGGTTTAAATATTCTCCTGCTCGGTATTTCTCTATCTTTTAATTTATCCTGAATCTCTGGTATTGTTTTTTTCACTTTTTTAGTATCTATTTTTATAGAAAATAACCACGATGAACTGATAGCATCTGTATACTCCTTTTGCAGCTCTATTACCTCAATTCCATCAAATACGTCTTTATATATTTTCTTAAATAATTGTTTCTTGGATAGAAATTCATCTAATCGTTCAAATTGCGCAAGACCCAATGCCGCTTCTAAATTTGTCATCCTGTAATTAAAGCCTATTTCTGAATGATGATATCCAGGAAAATTATCCCTCGCCTGATTAACAAGATACTTGATATGCTCAGCTCTTTTTTTGTCATTTGTTGCTATCATTCCTCCCCCACCTGTCGTAATTATCTTATTTCCGTTAAAGCTGAAGCATCCCATATGGCCGATAGTTCCTGTATATTTACCTTTATATATCGCCCCGAGGCTTTCTGTTGCATCTTCAATGACATATAACCCATGCTCTCCGGCAATCTTCATAATCGTATTCATATCGCATGGATTACCATATAAATGTACAACTATAATCGCCTTTGTCTTAGATGTTATTGCTCCTTTGATTTTTTCCGGATCTATATTCCAAGTATTCGCATCCACATCTACAAATACAGGAGTTGCACCACAATAAACAATGGGATTAACTGTTGCTACAAATGTGATAGCAGGTACGATCACCTCATCACCTGCTCCTATTCCCAATTCATATAATGCCATATGTATTGCTGCTGTACCACTCTGCACTGAAACACAGGAATTAACATTTAAATATTTTGCAAATTTTTCTTCAAACTCGGGCACAAAGGGACCTAAAGTAGACACAAAGTTACTATCAACTGCCCGTAAAAGATAATCTTTCTCTAAGTCACTTAAATTAGGAGAATCAAGATATATATCAAACATTATATACCTCCGGTTTATATATATTTAAATTTGCTTCTATCCATCTTATGGTCTCAATTAGTCCATCTTCTAATGAGTACTGGGGTTCCCAATCTGTATACTTCTTTATCTTAGAATTATCACACAGTAATCTTTCAACTTCGCTTTTTTCGGGTCTAAGTCTCTGAACTTCCTGCAGTATCTCTACATCTTTTCCCATTAGTTTAGAAATTAATTTAGCCAAATCTCCTATTGATATTTCTTTTCCTGACCCTATATTTGTAACTTCTCCCACAAGTTCATCACATTCCGCAATTTTTATAAATCCATTTACTGTATCTTTAACGAAATTCATATCCCTTGTAGGTTTTAGATTACCAAGATTTATTTGCCTTTTGCCACTTAAAACCTGTGTAATTATTGTTGGTATCACAGCTCTTGCAGATTGACGTGGTCCATACGTATTAAAAGGTCTTGCAATTGTTACGGGTAAATTGAATGCATTGTAAAAGCTCAAGGCAATATTATCAGCACCTATCTTAGTAGCAGAATATGGTGATTGTGGCTGAAATGGATGGAGTTCATCAATAGGTATATATTTGGCTGTTCCGTAAACTTCACTAGTTGATGTGTGTACTACTCGTTCCACGTTTAGCTCTCTTGCCGCCTGTAATACATTGTATGTACCTTCTATGTTGGTCTTTACATAGGCAAGCGGTGATACATATGAATATGGAATTCCAATAAGAGCAGCTAAATGAAAAACTATCTCAATTCCCTTCATTGAATCTTTTACACTATCATAGTCTCTAATATCACCTGAATAAATTTCTATTTCATTCTTATATATAGATGTTTCAAGCCATCCCCAGCTATTTTGTGAATTATATTTTACAAATGCTTTTACTTTTGCCCCTTTT contains:
- a CDS encoding radical SAM protein, with translation MIQIYNSLSQVPVFPKAINLELTNYCNLNCIMCTNGKDNFRGKGYMSNETINKILDEVIENKHMLINGVDICGVGEPLLHPEAINVINKLKFYNIRTMINTNGVLLDKEVAADLLESRIDKIMISLDAANRESYKKIKGIDVFEKVIDNITNLLILKNRKSYRTIIQINMLNMGENFSEIKDALLYWAEYLGENDVIYSRQVKTLAGEVKDLRSSTDITRNDLKSFKKALENEGINTEKLVVEDWEQIIEVIKNYGKLPCRHLWNYTMIFYNGDVTICCIDFNGKIVIDNVNNSSIKKIWNSEKYNNFRKIFISKDYEKIDLCSKCNEWYKCW
- a CDS encoding ATP-grasp domain-containing protein, with the protein product MKVLVEGIGSMVFGTQLKYYNQMNWQLVGIDITNKSFGLYKGLKPYIVPKYSEKNCKNCFEKIEEIVKNEKIDLVFCTVNEGLLEWSKRKKYFKERYNTNVVISDEEVIEICIDKWKTYNFFCENDIPTPRTSLKNEFELLKPRIGRGGCGIYHKNNLPENFNMKGYISQELVEGEEYTIDVLCDLKSNPIYIIPRKRIETESGVSTKGVTIYDEKIIEYVKLIISRLKPVGIINIQCFKNGDDINFIEINPRIAGGISLSFASSDNWFKAIECFYYNKEYVPKKVIYNNYMFRFYEDLIIHESNLL
- a CDS encoding TylF/MycF/NovP-related O-methyltransferase, with translation MSELFYKYDYDINTKLNNFEKYVRRQALSRFLARYELFKLIRNVKGSIIECGVHHGGGLMAWAKLSAALEPYAIHRKVIGFDTFEGFPSMSSKDRGLYENENLKEKGFSASYNVYEELLEIIKEYDENRFLNQFSKIELIKGNATKTIPEYVVNNKHLIVALLFLDFDLYEPTKVALDILLPRIPKGGIIAFDEINNQYWPGETIALLEKFVSLNKLEIKKFDFDPNIAYIQL
- a CDS encoding class I SAM-dependent methyltransferase codes for the protein MNFIGIDLAAEAIDFAKKWFDRLQRHHLKERLIVGSITSMPYGSNFFDFVISHGVLE
- a CDS encoding D-glycero-alpha-D-manno-heptose-1,7-bisphosphate 7-phosphatase, yielding MERNKCIFLDRDGTINVYKGLISKPDDIELIDGAAEAIKLVNKSEYLCIVISNQPGVAKNLYSLEEAGQINEKLMKLLNEKGAYLDDIFICPHHPDKGYPEENSEFKIKCDCRKPDIGMIEMAQDKYNIDLSKSYIIGDSTVDIQTGINCNIKTVLVKTGLAGSDGTYRVCPDYVANNLYEAVNLILRGELNGFIKAE
- a CDS encoding LegC family aminotransferase, with amino-acid sequence MFDIYLDSPNLSDLEKDYLLRAVDSNFVSTLGPFVPEFEEKFAKYLNVNSCVSVQSGTAAIHMALYELGIGAGDEVIVPAITFVATVNPIVYCGATPVFVDVDANTWNIDPEKIKGAITSKTKAIIVVHLYGNPCDMNTIMKIAGEHGLYVIEDATESLGAIYKGKYTGTIGHMGCFSFNGNKIITTGGGGMIATNDKKRAEHIKYLVNQARDNFPGYHHSEIGFNYRMTNLEAALGLAQFERLDEFLSKKQLFKKIYKDVFDGIEVIELQKEYTDAISSSWLFSIKIDTKKVKKTIPEIQDKLKDREIPSRRIFKPIVDMPPYLKYKRGNYNNSYDIYERGLNLPSSTLNEPEGIEYTAKSLLEILGI
- a CDS encoding NAD-dependent 4,6-dehydratase LegB, with the protein product MKLEGRKVLVTGAGGFIGSHLAEKLVEKGAKVKAFVKYNSQNSWGWLETSIYKNEIEIYSGDIRDYDSVKDSMKGIEIVFHLAALIGIPYSYVSPLAYVKTNIEGTYNVLQAARELNVERVVHTSTSEVYGTAKYIPIDELHPFQPQSPYSATKIGADNIALSFYNAFNLPVTIARPFNTYGPRQSARAVIPTIITQVLSGKRQINLGNLKPTRDMNFVKDTVNGFIKIAECDELVGEVTNIGSGKEISIGDLAKLISKLMGKDVEILQEVQRLRPEKSEVERLLCDNSKIKKYTDWEPQYSLEDGLIETIRWIEANLNIYKPEVYNV